The following proteins come from a genomic window of Euwallacea fornicatus isolate EFF26 chromosome 9, ASM4011564v1, whole genome shotgun sequence:
- the LOC136340934 gene encoding ATP-binding cassette sub-family C member 4-like, producing MDFTEEHVNPNPRDKSTPLGLLFFTYTYGMFKRGYLKTLEEQDLYNPIKSDRSMLLGNRLERVWNKLYEDAKLKNKRPNLIWGIFKTFWPEYTILGITIVLMQACSLIQPLMLGNLLAYFRSDSTMTREDALIYAGAISLCAFFTALLTNQYIMGAFHYGMKIRAAACALIYRKSLRLSKTALGDVAAGKIVNLLSNDVSRFDLVTILVHHMWVSPLVTLIIMYLMWIDVGMAGIYGILIVFIVVAIQGYTGKLSAIYRKATALKTDERVRLMDEILSGIQVIKMYAWEKPFAKLIRFARKAELKIITKSSYVRGLYMAFNLFTTRLAMFATLLTIALMEQSITAPKVFVIMSYLNVVCQIMSQMFVRGISEMAELIVAIKRLEEFMLNEEYVPHSPNLNGDLATKHSVLLEDLTVKWNAKLSDNALENISMNINRGDLIGIIGPVGSGKSSLLQTILAELELVSGKIHVNGKVSYASQESWVFAATVRQNILFGSLYDKKRYQDVVRACALEKDFEQFSNGDLTIVGDRGASLSGGQKARINLARAIYRDADIYLLDDPLSAVDIHVAKHLYDLCINGYLHNKTRILVTHQVHFLKDADNIIILNNGRIENEGTFSKLSESENLYAKLLTTETEMSEEEKLKSIEMAKKDRKMSVKSIKSLVSAMSELSIPEALLVDQDEDREDEEEKREIKMKDLQEESSKGKVKGNLFWKYATSGGNIFFVLFVFLLYLLAQGTAMSVDYFVSFWVAIEDYKNSNQLPIHLQEVLNNSNSSDIAKTLRAAPFLFHAVEWERNLFLDIYGSLIVSLFALALLRSMLFYKLAMISSQKLHDSIFYSVINTAMRFFDTNPGGRILNRFSKDIGSVDELLPKAILDASQLILMALGSIILITVVKPIFLGVVAVMGAISMVFRHVYLKTSKNIKRLEGVMRSPVFTHLSATLTGLTTIRAFEAENILRNEFDKYQDGHTSAWFMFIAASSAFGLIMDMLCFTFISLVTFSFLIFSKISSSDVGLAITQATSLTMMVQWGLRQSAEVANQLMSVERVLEYKQLPPEKQPDKPIQPPKEWPQSGMIKFENVGLRYDSEGALVLKQLSFKIEPNEKVGIVGRTGAGKSSLISALFRLASVEGSIKIDEVDTNDVQLEQLRSKISIIPQDPVLFSGTLRYNLDPFDEYNDDMLYKAIEDVELNDPANIINRLENRVMDRGANYSVGQRQLICLARAIIRKNKILMLDEATANVDPQTDALIQKTIRKKFSDCTVLTVAHRLNTIMDSDKVLVMDSGTMVEFDHPHNLLKNPNSVFYNMVEEGGRAMAEQLRKMAKESFQKQHSLPE from the exons ATGGATTTTACTGAAGAACATGTAAATCCAAACCCGAGGGACAAATCCACGCCCCtgggattattatttttcac atACACTTATGGAATGTTCAAGAGGGgatacttaaaaactttagaaGAACAAGATCTCTACAACCCCATTAAAAGCGATAGGAGTATGCTTTTAGGAAATAGATTAGAAAG AGTTTGGAATAAATTATACGaagatgcaaagttgaaaAACAAAAGACCCAATCTTATATGGGGCATCTTCAAGACGTTCTGGCCCGAGTACACCATCCTGGGAATTACCATTGTCCTGATGCAGGCCTGCAGTTTGATCCAGCCTTTAATGTTAGGAAACCTCCTCGCTTATTTCAGATCAGATTCTACAATGACCAGAGAAGATGCCTTGATATATGCCGGTGCAATTTCATTGTGTGCCTTCTTTACGGCCTTGCTCACTAACCAGTACATCATGGGTGCATTCCATTATGGGATGAAAATCAGGGCGGCGGCATGTGCCTTGATATATCGAAAG TCTTTAAGACTCAGCAAAACAGCTTTAGGAGACGTTGCTGCAGGAAAGATCGTCAATCTGCTCTCCAATGATGTGAGCAGGTTTGACTTGGTTACCATTTTGGTACATCATATGTGGGTCTCCCCTCTCGTTACACTAATCATTATGTACCTCATGTGGATCGATGTGGGAATGGCGGGAATTTATGGCATTCTCatagtttttattgttgttgccATTCAAGGTTACACCGGCAAACTTTCTGCGATCTATCGAAAGGCCACAGCTTTGAAAACCGACGAAAGAGTCAGATTGATGGACGAAATTCTTTCAGGGATTcaagtaattaaaatgtacgCGTGGGAAAAACCGTTCGCCAAACTGATTAGATTCGCCAGGAAGGCGGAATTGAAGATCATCACCAAATCTTCTTACGTCAGAGGCTTGTATATGGCCTTCAACTTGTTCACTACGAGATTGGCCATGTTTGCAACCCTCCTTACCATCGCCCTTATGGAACAATCTATCACAGCGCCAAAG GTCTTTGTAATTATGTCTTATTTGAACGTAGTGTGCCAGATAATGTCTCAAATGTTCGTTCGCGGTATCTCTGAAATGGCCGAATTGATCGTGGCCATTAAACGTCTAGAAGAGTTCATGCTTAATGAAGAGTATGTGCCTCACAGTCCAAATCTTAACGGAGATTTGGCAACCAAGCATTCGGTTTTGCTGGAAGATTTGACGGTGAAGTGGAACGCCAAGTTGTCCGATAACGccttggaaaatatttccatgaaCATCAACAGGGGGGATTTAATCGGCATTATCGGACCTGTGGGCAGCGGCAAAAGCTCCTTGTTACAGACCATTCTAG CTGAATTAGAGTTGGTCAGTGGTAAAATTCACGTCAATGGAAAGGTTTCTTATGCCTCTCAGGAGTCTTGGGTATTCGCCGCCACAGTCCGGCAAAATATTCTCTTTGGTTCACTCTATGATAAGAAGAGGTATCAAGACGTGGTGAGAGCCTGTGCGTTAGAAAAAGACTTTGAGCAGTTTTCCAATGGAGATTTAACCATTGTAGGAGATAGAG gaGCATCATTATCCGGAGGTCAAAAAGCACGAATTAACCTTGCAAGGGCTATCTACAGAGACGCAGATATTTATCTTTTAGATGATCCCTTATCTGCCGTCGATATTCACGTAGCTAAACATTTATACGACCTATGCATCAACGGGTATTTGCATAACAAAACTCGTATTTTGGTAACACACCaagtacattttttgaaagacGCCGATAATATTATCATACTCAATAAT GGCCGTATTGAGAATGAAGGGACCTTCAGTAAGTTGTCGGAAAGTGAAAATCTCTACGCAAAGCTTTTAACTACCGAAACGGAAATGTCGGAAGAGGAGAAACTAAAATCCATAGAAATGGCGAAGAAAGACAGAAAGATGTCGGTTAAGAGTATTAAATCTCTAGTAAGTGCAATGAGTGAGCTGAGCATACCCGAGGCCCTTTTAGTAGACCAGGATGAAGATAGAGAGGAT GAGGAAGAAAAGCGGGAGATCAAAATGAAGGACCTGCAAGAGGAGTCGTCAAAAGGCAAAGTAAAGGGAAACCTGTTTTGGAAGTATGCCACTTCAGGTGGCAACATATTCTTCGTCCTCTTCGTGTTCCTCCTCTACTTGTTGGCTCAAGGAACTGCCATGAGTGTAGATTACTTCGTCAGCTTTTGGGTGGCTATCGAGGATTACAAAAACTCTAATCAATTGCCGATTCATCTGCAAGAAGTCCTCAACAACTCTAACTCTAGCGACATTGCAAAGACTCTCAGAGCAGCCCCGTTCCTCTTTCACGCGGTAGAGTGGGAGAGAAATCTGTTCTTGGACATCTACGGAAGTTTGATAGTAAGCCTGTTCGCTTTAGCACTACTAAGGTCGATGCTGTTCTACAAACTGGCTATGATTAGCTCGCAGAAGCTACATGATAGCATTTTCTACAGCGTCATTAATACTGCCATGAGGTTTTTTGACACTAATCCCGGTGGGCGTATATTGAACAGGTTTTCTAAAGATATTGGGTCTGTAGATGAGCTGCTTCCAAAAGCTATTTTAGATGCGTCTcag cTCATTCTCATGGCCTTAGGTTCAATAATCTTGATCACAGTAGTAAAACCAATCTTTTTGGGAGTGGTGGCAGTAATGGGTGCCATATCCATGGTGTTTAGGCATGTCTACTTGAAAACCTCCAAAAACATTAAACGGTTGGAAGGAGTCA tgcGCAGCCCTGTTTTTACTCACTTAAGTGCCACCCTTACTGGCTTAACCACTATCAGAGCATTTGAGGCCGAAAATATTTTGCGGAACGAATTCGACAAGTATCAAGACGGCCACACAAGTGCCTGGTTCATGTTCATCGCCGCCAGCTCCGCCTTCGGCCTCATCATGGATATGCTCTGCTTTACCTTCATTTCCCTGGTCACCTTTAGTTTCCTAATATTCAGCA AAATTAGTAGTAGTGACGTGGGTCTCGCCATCACCCAAGCAACTTCCCTTACCATGATGGTGCAATGGGGACTTCGCCAGTCAGCTGAAGTGGCCAATCAGTTGATGTCAGTTGAAAGGGTGTTGGAGTACAAACAATTGCCCCCAGAAAAGCAACCGGACAAACCCATTCAACCTCCCAAAGAATGGCCTCAAAGTGGGatgattaaatttgaaaatgtgggCTTGCGCTATGATAGCGAAGGAGCCTTAGTGCTGAAGCAATTGAGTTTTAAGATCGAGCCTAATGAGAAAGTGGGCATTGTAGGTCGAACTGGAGCGGGAAAATCTTCACTTATTTCGGCACTATTTCGGCTCGCCTCCGTAGAGGGAAGCATCAAAATTGATGAAGTGGACACTAATGATGTGCAGTTGGAACAGTTGCGCTCCAAGATCTCCATTATTCCTCAAGACCCAGTGTTGTTTTCAGGGACCTTACGCTACAACTTAGACCCATTTGATGAATACAACGACGATATGTTGTACAAAGCCATTGAAGATGTGGAATTAAACGATCCTGCCAACATAATCAATCGATTGGAGAATCGAGTTATGGACAGAGGGGCCAATTATAGTGTCGGACAAAGACAACTCATTTGCCTCGCCAGAGCTATTATAAGAAAGAACAAAATCCTTATGCTGGATGAAGCCACTGCCAATGTTGATCCTCA gactGACGCCTTGATTCAAAAAACCatcagaaaaaagttttctgaTTGTACAGTGCTCACCGTGGCCCATCGTCTCAACACCATCATGGACTCTGATAAAGTCCTGGTGATGGATTCCGGTACCATGGTGGAGTTCGACCATCCTCATAATCTCCTCAAGAATCCTAACAGCGTCTTCTACAATATGGTTGAAGAGGGCGGTAGGGCTATGGCGGAGCAGCTCAGGAAAATGGCCAAAGAGAGCTTTCAGAAACAGCATAGTCTGCCCGAATAA
- the LOC136340996 gene encoding ATP-binding cassette sub-family C member 4-like → MEAPFKLKLENPAKKANCFSKIFFVWVIPLFYTGTKRLLTLTDLYKPLDRDKSKYLAEKLHRAWSDEMEKARVKNYKPKLIKAIIKAFWNQYYLYGVYLFMVIICFRTPQPLLLSWMISQFGDSKINDKTAMYSSATALVLLSFGAVVLQHQGIIGSLCSGMRLRVAVSSLVNRKILKLSKRSMGQTAAGQIINILSNDCQRFDSSAFYLHYLWIMPFQIAVTTYLLWKILGIACIVGLGCMIFCTIPFQGYLGSIASRWRRLTAKRTDNRVKLMSQIISGMKVIKMFAWELPFEKLIKVLRAKEISVVSKSSYLRGFYLSNMVFLERLTLYLTLVCYTLLGNNINAGIVFSVAQFLNILQLVTAIMYPMAVSVGAETLVSIKRIEEFLLLEEKEESPISLVEYEGIEVKTAVAYWVPENTILKKISFTVPKGCLCAVIGPVGAGKSSLLQMLLGELTLTSGSVRTGGTISYASQEPWLFASSIRNNILFGKDYCKELYKKVTKACALAKDFEQLPYGDQTFVGERGVSLSGGQKARINLARAIYRQADVYLLDDPLSSVDTHVGKHLFEKCIVKHLKGKTRILVTHQLQYLKKVDLIIVLYEGTIEALGSFKQLAKSNLDFIKFLTIAEEVVDDNEVEMTKESTGNLETSREQNGQEGKQEKTEEFQFPGESPLWSYIKSVNSTCTITSLIAVLVIAQIGCSACDLWSAFWSNQEEMRRLEGTQNQLLDSSTSGANIISYSYASPASNATFLGFPYDSIFDQLNINYRLHSILKAHIAMSIYGLLVVLVILLTIARSILFFNASMKASKNIHSSMFHSLLQTPMRFFDENPSGRVLNRFSKDIGAIDEILPKALLEAVQIFLVMLSSLVAVTVSNYYMLLTILILGAVFMKMRSWYMASARDIKHLEGIAKSSVFSHITSSFRGLVTIRAFQADQELIHEFDEHQDVHTAAYNLTILCSEFFGLWLDIICVVFIAVVCFGLSVSAHLGYVTSGSMVGLAISQSLILTGMLQYGMKQSAETINQLTSVERVLQYTKLDNEGPFDTSKRKLPVLPWPSFGRIQFRNVSLSYTDEDGPVLKNLNFIIQSGKKIGVVGRTGAGKSSLISALFRLAPIQGQVLIDDLDTKNIGLTDLRKKISIIPQEPVLFSASLRFNLDPFEDFEDKQMWSALEEVELKEMIPTLDFQVAEEGVNFSLGERQLFCLARALLRNNKILVLDEATANVDAITDGLIQKTIRRKFKQCTVITIAHRLNTIMDSDKVLVMDRGHIVEYDHPHRLLQLPEGYFTRMVMETGPAMTAQLRIVAQNAWSEQDGEDVESSRF, encoded by the exons ATGGAAGCTCcgtttaaattgaaacttgaGAACCCCGCGAAGAAAGCTAATTGCTTTTCGAAGATCTTTTTTGT GTGGGTAATACCTTTATTTTATACGGGAACCAAAAGGCTACTAACTCTGACAGACTTATATAAACCTCTGGATAGGGACAAGTCTAAATATCTGGCAGAGAAACTGCATCGAGCTTGGAGTGATGAGATGGAGAAGGCTAGagtgaaaaattataaacctAAATTGATCAAAGCCATTATCAAGGCTTTCTGGAATCAGTATTATTTGTACGGGGTTTATCTGTTTAtggtaataatttgttttag aaCCCCTCAACCACTTCTTCTTTCTTGGATGATAAGCCAATTCGGTGATAGTAAAATAAACGATAAAACCGCCATGTATAGCTCAGCTACCGCTTTAGTCCTCCTTTCATTCGGGGCAGTTGTTCTGCAGCATCAGGGCATTATTGGGAGTCTGTGTTCGGGCATGAGGCTCCGAGTTGCAGTTTCTAGTTTAGTCAACCGAAAG ATCTTAAAATTGAGCAAGAGGTCTATGGGTCAAACAGCCGCCGGCCAAATAATCAACATCCTCTCCAACGACTGTCAAAGATTTGATTCTAGTGCCTTCTATTTGCATTATCTGTGGATTATGCCCTTTCAAATTGCTGTTACCACTTATcttttgtggaaaattttagGCATTGCCTGTATAGTAGGACTAGGATGCATGATCTTTTGCACTATCCCTTTTCAGGGTTATTTAGGCAGTATTGCTTCGAGATGGCGAAGACTTACTGCAAAAAGAACAGATAACAGGGTTAAACTTATGAGTCAAATAATAAGCGGCATGAAGGTGATTAAAATGTTTGCTTGGGAGCTGCCTTTCGAGAAGTTAATCAAAGTGTTACGGGCCAAGGAAATTAGTGTGGTATCCAAATCCTCGTATCTAAGAGGGTTTTATTTGAGCAACATGGTGTTTTTGGAAAGATTGACCCTTTACTTGACCCTTGTTTGTTATACCTTACTGGGAAATAATATTAATGCAGGAATTGTGTTTTCTGTAGCTCAATTCCTAAATATTCTGCAGC tggTTACTGCAATTATGTACCCAATGGCCGTTAGCGTTGGAGCTGAAACACTGGTTTCCATTAAAAGAATCGAGGAGTTTCTTCTTTTGGAGGAAAAGGAGGAGTCACCAATAAGCCTTGTTGAATATGAGGGGATTGAAGTTAAAACAGCAGTGGCTTATTGGGTGCCAGAAAatacgattttaaaaaaaattagttttacgGTGCCTAAAGGGTGTTTGTGCGCGGTCATAGGCCCTGTGGGCGCAGGCAAAAGCTCCCTGTTACAA ATGCTTCTAGGAGAGCTGACTCTTACCTCTGGGAGTGTGAGAACAGGGGGAACCATTTCCTATGCTTCTCAAGAGCCCTGGCTCTTTGCTAGCTCAATAAGAAACAACATCCTTTTTGGGAAAGACTATTGTAAAGAACTCTATAAGAAAGTGACCAAAGCTTGCGCCTTGGCCAAGGATTTTGAGCAGCTGCCTTACG GAGACCAGACTTTCGTAGGAGAAAGAGGGGTCTCTTTGAGCGGTGGTCAAAAGGCCAGAATCAACTTGGCTCGAGCCATCTATAGGCAAGCAGATGTATATCTTTTGGATGACCCGTTGTCGTCTGTCGATACACATGTAGGCAAGCACTTGTTTGAAAAGTGCATCGTTAAGCACTTGAAAGGGAAAACCCGAATTTTGGTTACTCACCAATTGCAATACCTCAAGAAAGTTGATCTTATTATAGTACTCTATGAG GGAACAATTGAGGCTTTAGGAAGCTTTAAACAGCTCGCAAAATCTAATTTGGATTTCATCAAATTCTTGACCATCGCAGAAGAAGTTGTGGATGATAACGAGGTTGAGATGACTAAGGAA agTACAGGAAATCTTGAGACATCTCGAGAACAGAATGGTCAAGAAGGTAAGCAGGAGAAAACAGAGGAGTTTCAGTTTCCTGGTGAATCACCACTTTGGTCATATATAAAATCCGTCAACAGTACCTGTACTATTACTTCTTTAATCGCTGTATTGGTAATTGCTCAGATAGGCTGTAGTGCCTGCGATTTATGGTCAGCTTTTTG GTCCAATCAGGAGGAAATGCGTCGTCTAGAGGGTACTCAAAATCAACTCTTAGACTCTTCCACTTCAGGCGctaatattatttcatattccTATGCCTCTCCTGCATCCAATGCAACATTCTTAGGATTTCCTTATGACTCTATTTTCGATCAATTAAATATCAACTATCGACTCCATTCCATCCTAAAAGCGCACATTGCGATGTCCATTTACGGCTTGCTGGTCGTTTTGGTCATCTTGTTGACAATAGCCAGATCTATCCTGTTCTTCAACGCCTCCATGAAAGCCTCAAAGAACATCCATTCGAGCATGTTTCACAGCCTCTTGCAGACTCCCATGAGGTTCTTCGATGAGAACCCCAGTGGTAGGGTTTTAAACCGCTTCAGCAAAGACATAGGGGCCATTGACGAGATTCTGCCTAAAGCTCTGTTGGAAGCTGTGCAG ATATTCCTGGTTATGTTAAGTAGTTTAGTGGCAGTCACTGTGTCCAATTACTACATGCTTTTGACTATTTTGATCCTTGGAGCTGTTTTCATGAAGATGCGTTCTTGGTACATGGCCAGTGCAAGAGACATAAAGCATCTAGAGGGGATTG caaaatctTCAGTTTTCTCGCATATAACTTCATCCTTTAGAGGCTTGGTCACTATTAGAGCTTTCCAAGCTGACCAGGAGCTTATTCACGAGTTCGACGAGCACCAA GACGTCCATACTGCGGCCTACAACCTCACAATTCTCTGTAGTGAGTTCTTCGGATTGTGGCTAGACATCATCTGTGTAGTCTTCATAGCTGTGGTTTGCTTTGGATTGTCCGTATCGGCGCATC TGGGATACGTGACCAGTGGCAGCATGGTAGGTTTGGCCATTTCCCAATCGTTGATCCTGACCGGAATGCTGCAGTATGGAATGAAACAATCTGCTGAAACCATCAACCAGTTGACCAGCGTGGAACGCGTGCTGCAATATACCAAACTGGATAATGAAGGACCTTTTGACACGTCTAAAAGAAAACTTCCAGTGCTGCCCTGGCCCAGTTTTGGCAGAATACAGTTCAGAAATGTAAGCCTATCTTATACAGATGAAGATGGGCCTGTGCTGAAGAACTTGAATTTCATTATCCAATCTGGAAAAAAG atTGGTGTGGTGGGTCGCACAGGCGCAGGCAAATCCTCCTTAATTTCAGCTCTATTTCGCTTGGCACCAATTCAAGGTCAGGTGTTAATCGACGATTTAGACACTAAAAATATCGGCCTCACAGATTTGcgaaagaaaatttccattatccCTCAAGAACCGGTACTTTTCAGCGCCTCATTGAGGTTCAATTTGGACccttttgaagattttgagGACAAACAAATGTGGAGCGCCCTAGAAGAA GTGGAACTAAAAGAAATGATACCTACCCTTGATTTTCAAGTAGCAGAAGAGGGCGTTAATTTCAGTCTAGGGGAAAGACAACTCTTCTGTCTGGCCAGGGCCCTTTTGAGAAACAATAAGATCTTGGTTTTAGATGAAGCTACCGCCAATGTTGATGCAAT TACTGACGGGCTCATTCAAAAAACCATAAGAAGGAAATTTAAGCAATGTACTGTAATAACAATCGCTCATCGCCTTAATACCATAATGGACTCGGATAAAGTCTTGGTGATGGACAGAGGACATATAGTAGAATATGACCATCCGCACAGACTTCTCCAGCTGCCTGAAGGGTATTTTACCAGGATGGTAATGGAGACTGGGCCTGCCATGACTGCGCAGCTGAGAATTGTGGCTCAGAACGCTTGGAGTGAGCAAGATGGTGAGGATGTTGAAAGTTCAAGATTTTAA